A genomic region of Torulaspora delbrueckii CBS 1146 chromosome 7, complete genome contains the following coding sequences:
- the BUD32 gene encoding serine/threonine protein kinase BUD32 (similar to Saccharomyces cerevisiae BUD32 (YGR262C); ancestral locus Anc_5.43), giving the protein MSQDIVKKISSCLGPNIPIESVAQGAEAVVFSTTVHPYHPNAGTDKKYIVKYRPPKRYRHPSIDQALTKRRTLGESRLLSKLYLIEGLNVPKLIACDPYNGCIWLEFLGQELPNGNGFSNLKNFLWMYASKGYNPHDNVVKETLHAVGQQIGLLHWNDYCHGDLTSSNIVLGKVKDGWKAYLIDFGLSSTSNLVEDKGVDLYVLERAIMSTHSSYADDYNAWLLEGFSQVYQSQGSKGETKLKEVLNRFNEVRLRGRKRSMIG; this is encoded by the coding sequence ATGTCTCAGGATATCGtgaaaaagatttcaagCTGTTTAGGTCCTAATATCCCAATTGAATCGGTTGCACAGGGTGCAGAGGCCGTGGTATTCAGCACCACTGTCCATCCATACCACCCCAATGCCGGTACCGACAAAAAATACATAGTCAAGTACAGACCACCCAAACGGTATAGGCATCCTTCTATTGATCAAGCATTGACTAAACGTAGGACTTTAGGTGAGTCACGTCTGTTATCCAAATTATATCTAATCGAGGGCCTGAACGTTCCAAAACTGATAGCCTGTGATCCATACAATGGCTGTATATGGCTCGAGTTTTTAGGACAAGAGTTGCCAAATGGCAATGGTTTCAGCAATCTGAAGAATTTCCTATGGATGTATGCATCGAAAGGCTACAATCCTCATGATAATGTTGTTAAAGAGACTCTACATGCTGTTGGGCAGCAAATCGGATTATTACATTGGAATGACTACTGTCACGGAGATCTGACCAGTTCCAACATAGTACTTGGTAAAGTAAAAGATGGTTGGAAAGCGtatttgattgattttgGTTTAAGCTCGACCTCCAATTTAGTAGAGGACAAAGGCGTTGATCTGTACGTGTTAGAAAGAGCAATCATGAGTACACATTCCTCCTATGCTGATGACTACAATGCATGGCTACTTGAGGGGTTCTCTCAAGTTTATCAGAGTCAAGGTTCAAAAGGTGAGaccaaattgaaggaagttCTGAATAGATTCAATGAGGTAAGGCTTCGCGGTAGGAAGAGGAGTATGATTGGATAA